The Candidatus Zixiibacteriota bacterium nucleotide sequence CGGCGCTGACGAGGCGGCTACGAGGTTGCTTCCTCGGCGGCTGTCCCCTTGTCGGGCTTGTGCTTGCCTTTGAGCTCCATAATCTTCGACGCTACCCCCGGAATCGCCTCGATCAGGCTCTCCCAGTTGCCCTTTTTGGCCGGAAGCAGACTGATACCGTCTTTGTCCATAATAATGAACGCCGCCGGTTCAATCGAGACCCCGCCACCGCCACCGCCGCCAAAACCGGAGCCTTTCTTGTCGGCTTCGCCCTGGCCGCCGCCGGC carries:
- a CDS encoding spore germination protein GerW family protein, giving the protein MPNNVVEILQSVVGELKEMARSQSIVAAPITVGDKTVVPVVRMTVGFGAGGGQGEADKKGSGFGGGGGGGVSIEPAAFIIMDKDGISLLPAKKGNWESLIEAIPGVASKIMELKGKHKPDKGTAAEEATS